From the genome of Pukyongia salina, one region includes:
- a CDS encoding nuclear transport factor 2 family protein, whose protein sequence is MRRSILFLFLLSLSLPAISQDKEMVTQTLNYYLDGGTNNDFETLKKAFHDNATMKYIGADGYTEVNAINFFKGIMKPGPKQNRETRITHLDIMGNAAHARLEIIYKDFAFIDYMNLLKVDGEWKIVSKIFYRDNRK, encoded by the coding sequence ATGAGACGATCTATCCTATTTCTATTTTTACTGTCACTATCATTACCGGCGATCTCCCAGGACAAGGAGATGGTAACTCAAACCCTTAATTATTATCTGGACGGAGGAACCAATAACGATTTCGAAACGCTGAAAAAAGCATTTCATGACAATGCCACAATGAAATACATAGGTGCCGATGGCTACACCGAAGTGAATGCCATCAATTTTTTTAAAGGGATAATGAAACCCGGCCCAAAACAGAATCGAGAGACCCGCATCACCCATCTCGACATTATGGGTAACGCCGCTCATGCCCGGCTGGAGATCATTTATAAGGATTTTGCCTTTATAGACTATATGAATCTTTTAAAGGTTGACGGTGAATGGAAGATCGTAAGTAAGATATTCTACAGGGATAATCGCAAATAA
- the rpmI gene encoding 50S ribosomal protein L35: protein MPKQKTKSSAKKRFKLTGTGKIKRKHAFKSHILTKKSKKRKLALTHDTTVHKSDEDNVKQMLRLK from the coding sequence ATGCCGAAACAAAAAACAAAATCCAGTGCAAAGAAGCGATTTAAGCTAACAGGTACTGGTAAGATCAAAAGAAAGCATGCGTTTAAAAGTCACATCTTAACAAAGAAGTCGAAAAAACGCAAGCTAGCCTTAACTCATGACACCACGGTGCACAAGAGTGATGAGGATAACGTTAAACAAATGCTTCGATTGAAGTAA
- a CDS encoding asparagine synthetase B → MKKNIIFIICLLFSMQLSASYILIPMDAEGQKEHLKAYGITYWTLERQQKVKWLLNYRGGSFLLPDAEEIRKECQIRGVSYEILSDSKAEQILTEISSPSQNMEAVVLEKAPRIAVYSPKGNQPWDDAVTMVLTYAEIPYTVVYDEEVLSDQLLLYDWLHLHHEDFTGQYGKFYRAYRSAPWYIEEKRKAEMLANKLGYDKVSEAKRDVSLKIRDYVIGGGFMFAMCSATDSFDIALAAEGVDICEPMFDGDPSEPGYQSKIDFSKTFAFKDFTLERSPMVYEFSTIDMTRDRRIIKETDYFSLMDYSAKWDPIPCMLVQNHTSLVKGFMGQTTSYRRSTVKSNVLIMGENKTNGEARYIHGIKGKGFFTFYGGHDPEDYQHRVGDAKTELALHPTSPGYRLILNNVLFPAAKKKKQKT, encoded by the coding sequence ATGAAGAAGAATATAATTTTTATTATCTGCCTTTTGTTTTCTATGCAGTTGTCTGCATCCTATATCCTTATTCCTATGGATGCCGAAGGACAAAAAGAACATCTCAAGGCCTATGGTATCACCTACTGGACCCTGGAACGACAACAAAAAGTAAAATGGCTTCTCAATTACCGAGGCGGCTCCTTTCTATTACCGGACGCCGAAGAAATTAGAAAAGAATGCCAGATCAGGGGTGTGTCTTACGAGATCTTATCCGATTCTAAAGCCGAACAGATCCTAACCGAAATTAGCAGCCCATCTCAGAACATGGAGGCGGTTGTTCTTGAAAAAGCTCCCCGTATAGCTGTGTACTCCCCTAAGGGCAATCAACCCTGGGACGATGCAGTGACCATGGTACTCACCTATGCCGAAATTCCTTATACCGTAGTTTACGACGAAGAGGTGTTAAGCGACCAATTACTTCTTTACGATTGGTTACATCTTCACCATGAAGATTTCACCGGGCAATACGGTAAATTCTACCGCGCTTATCGTTCAGCGCCATGGTATATCGAAGAAAAACGAAAAGCAGAGATGTTGGCAAATAAATTAGGCTACGACAAGGTTTCAGAAGCCAAAAGAGATGTGTCTCTTAAAATTAGGGACTATGTGATTGGGGGCGGATTTATGTTTGCCATGTGTAGTGCTACCGATAGTTTCGACATTGCCCTGGCGGCTGAAGGTGTAGATATTTGCGAGCCTATGTTCGATGGAGATCCCAGCGAACCTGGCTACCAAAGTAAAATAGATTTTTCCAAGACATTCGCTTTTAAAGATTTTACCCTCGAGCGAAGTCCTATGGTCTACGAATTCTCAACTATAGACATGACACGGGATCGACGTATCATCAAAGAGACAGACTATTTCTCTCTCATGGATTATTCGGCAAAATGGGATCCAATTCCGTGTATGCTTGTTCAAAATCACACTTCACTAGTAAAAGGATTTATGGGGCAAACCACCTCCTATAGAAGAAGCACTGTAAAATCTAATGTGCTCATTATGGGAGAAAATAAAACCAATGGAGAAGCACGCTATATACACGGTATAAAAGGAAAAGGCTTCTTTACTTTCTACGGCGGGCATGATCCCGAAGATTATCAACACAGGGTAGGAGATGCCAAAACCGAACTCGCACTACACCCAACGTCACCGGGATATCGTCTTATACTGAACAACGTTCTTTTCCCGGCTGCGAAAAAGAAAAAGCAAAAGACTTGA
- a CDS encoding OmpA family protein, producing MRYFLIILTYVALSVCGTAQNDNKLHYTGSDGKRIYLPLGKISFADSVVKFNMGYPRPISKYRDSSQSLHKPNYRGYDNADFITLGCEGSIVLKFTNNGFMNLKGHDLTIFEVGPSRERTRVEVSTDGEHWIYAGLAKGGTSKLEFDDEKIDPNLLFYYVKLQDLKDECSGKSAGADIDAVAAINSVIRLTVNADVLFDVAEYRLKPSSKHTLDSLAQSIQVVQNATILIEGHTDSDGDEAYNLRLSDNRCQSVRRKLKQLLSKFGTYKFETKAYGETRPRVENSSDENKQINRRVEVMVFPPKDYYDSLPDN from the coding sequence TTGAGATATTTTCTTATCATCTTGACCTATGTAGCACTTTCTGTCTGCGGTACGGCACAGAACGATAACAAATTGCACTATACCGGAAGCGACGGCAAGCGTATTTACCTACCTCTGGGAAAGATATCGTTCGCAGATTCGGTGGTAAAATTCAATATGGGATATCCAAGGCCAATTTCCAAATACCGAGACAGCAGCCAGTCCCTCCACAAGCCAAACTACCGCGGCTATGACAACGCCGATTTCATAACATTAGGTTGTGAGGGCAGTATAGTTTTAAAGTTCACGAATAATGGGTTTATGAATTTAAAAGGGCACGACCTCACCATTTTCGAAGTAGGCCCATCCAGGGAGCGAACCCGAGTGGAAGTAAGTACCGACGGTGAGCATTGGATCTACGCAGGCCTTGCAAAGGGAGGCACCTCAAAACTGGAATTTGATGATGAGAAGATAGATCCCAACTTGTTATTCTATTACGTAAAGCTTCAGGATTTAAAAGACGAATGCTCCGGAAAAAGTGCAGGGGCAGATATCGATGCGGTTGCGGCGATCAATAGCGTTATCCGCTTAACTGTGAATGCCGATGTACTTTTTGATGTTGCTGAATACCGACTTAAGCCGTCTTCAAAACACACCCTGGACTCACTTGCCCAATCCATACAGGTGGTGCAAAATGCTACCATATTAATAGAAGGCCATACAGACAGTGATGGAGATGAGGCCTATAACCTCAGACTTTCAGACAATAGATGTCAATCGGTACGCAGGAAACTAAAGCAATTACTTTCGAAATTCGGGACTTATAAATTTGAGACCAAAGCCTACGGTGAAACCAGGCCCAGGGTTGAAAATTCTTCAGATGAAAACAAACAGATAAACCGCAGAGTGGAAGTTATGGTGTTTCCCCCAAAAGATTACTACGATTCCTTACCCGATAACTAG
- the rplT gene encoding 50S ribosomal protein L20, producing the protein MPRSVNSVASRARRKKVMKHAKGYFGRRKNVWTVAKNAVEKAMLYSYRDRRAKKRNFRSLWITRINAGARQHGMSYSQFMGKLKANDIELNRKVLADLAMNHPEAFKAVVDKVK; encoded by the coding sequence ATGCCAAGATCAGTAAATTCAGTTGCTTCAAGAGCCAGAAGAAAAAAGGTGATGAAGCACGCCAAAGGTTACTTTGGAAGACGTAAAAATGTATGGACCGTTGCGAAGAATGCCGTGGAAAAAGCCATGTTGTATTCATACCGCGATCGTCGTGCAAAAAAGAGAAATTTCCGATCCCTGTGGATCACGCGTATTAACGCAGGGGCACGCCAACACGGAATGTCTTATTCTCAGTTCATGGGAAAACTCAAGGCTAACGATATCGAATTGAACCGTAAGGTTCTTGCCGACCTGGCCATGAATCATCCTGAAGCTTTTAAAGCTGTAGTAGACAAAGTAAAATAA
- a CDS encoding DUF4412 domain-containing protein: MKTRYILCFLLCALLCMPSAEAQLLKKIKDKVSEVTGSNKKEDTNSENEENAESEENTEPNTPTEEEKKANETKMGNFFGGGMEGVPDTYTFSYALTYEMTSGKETNTLEYLLEPDTAYFGNKMDDPRAQQIIVYDLKKNLMVTFMENDQQKMAMKMRMPSIKKAEKKFGKKIIPEDDEDVQIIPIEGKTILGYQCDGFRVTSKDGVGKFWVTNDAPVSLNGVYANFSSLPKSAKDQALPLNEKSLVMEMMYTANRGKKNNMHMICTELKENPIEIHKEDYKTGI, from the coding sequence ATGAAAACTAGATACATACTTTGCTTTCTTTTATGCGCATTACTTTGTATGCCTTCGGCAGAAGCGCAATTATTAAAAAAAATAAAAGATAAGGTTTCAGAAGTGACCGGTTCAAATAAGAAAGAGGATACAAATTCTGAAAATGAAGAAAATGCGGAATCTGAAGAAAACACAGAACCCAACACGCCAACCGAAGAAGAAAAGAAAGCCAATGAAACCAAAATGGGGAATTTTTTTGGTGGCGGAATGGAAGGTGTACCAGACACCTATACTTTTTCCTACGCATTAACATACGAAATGACTAGCGGAAAAGAAACCAATACTTTAGAATATTTACTAGAGCCAGATACTGCGTACTTTGGAAATAAAATGGACGATCCTAGAGCCCAACAAATTATAGTATACGATCTAAAAAAGAATCTTATGGTCACTTTTATGGAGAATGACCAACAAAAAATGGCTATGAAAATGCGAATGCCTAGTATTAAAAAAGCAGAAAAGAAATTTGGGAAGAAAATTATTCCTGAAGATGATGAAGACGTGCAAATAATACCCATTGAAGGAAAAACCATTTTAGGGTATCAATGCGACGGATTTCGAGTAACCTCCAAAGACGGTGTAGGTAAGTTTTGGGTCACTAATGATGCCCCCGTGAGTTTAAATGGTGTGTATGCTAACTTTAGTTCGCTACCAAAAAGCGCCAAGGATCAGGCCTTACCCCTTAATGAAAAATCGTTGGTTATGGAGATGATGTATACTGCAAATAGAGGTAAAAAGAACAATATGCACATGATCTGTACCGAACTAAAGGAAAATCCGATTGAAATTCACAAGGAAGATTATAAAACAGGAATTTAA
- the thrS gene encoding threonine--tRNA ligase, whose product MIGITLPDGSVKQVKAGTTPMDVATSISEGLARNVISASFNGEKVEASTPLTQDGSLVLYTWRDDEGKQAFWHSSSHIMAQALEEMYPGIKLTIGPAIENGFYYDVDLNGHNISEKDLPAIENKMLEIAREKHEFKMRSASKKEALDFYQKQGNQYKVELIENLEDGTITFCDHDTFTDLCRGGHIPNTGIVKAVKLMSIAGAYWRGDENNTQLTRIYGISFPKQKDLKEYLELLEEAKKRDHRKLGKELELFTFSQKVGQGLPLWLPKGAALRERLENFLKKAQKKAGYEMVVSPHIGQKELYVTSGHYEKYGADSFQPIKTPNEDEEFLLKPMNCPHHCEMYKSKPWSYKDLPKRFAEFGTVYRYEQSGELHGLTRVRGFTQDDAHIFCTPDQLDEEFKKVIDLVLYVFGSLGFEDFVTQVSLRDPDNPEKYIGDPELWEKAEQAIVSAVQDKGLDYVMETGEAAFYGPKLDFMVRDALGRSWQLGTIQVDYTLPERFELTYKGSDNELHRPVMIHRAPFGSMERFVAILLEHTGGNFPLWLMPEQVSILSLSEKYEKYAQKVLNLLENNEIRALVDNRNETIGKKIREAEMNKIPYMLIVGEQEEKDGTVSVRKHSEGDLGTMSVEKFSELISSEIEKNSVEFNV is encoded by the coding sequence ATGATAGGAATCACGCTACCGGACGGAAGTGTAAAACAAGTGAAAGCAGGGACTACTCCCATGGATGTGGCAACAAGCATTAGTGAGGGACTTGCACGAAATGTAATTTCGGCATCATTTAATGGTGAAAAAGTGGAGGCTTCTACCCCACTCACCCAGGATGGATCACTTGTACTTTATACCTGGCGTGACGACGAAGGCAAACAGGCTTTCTGGCATTCCTCCTCCCATATCATGGCTCAGGCCCTGGAAGAAATGTATCCCGGGATCAAACTTACAATTGGTCCGGCAATTGAGAATGGCTTTTATTATGATGTAGACCTGAACGGACACAACATTTCTGAAAAGGACCTGCCGGCTATAGAAAATAAAATGCTGGAAATCGCCAGGGAGAAACACGAGTTTAAAATGCGGTCTGCTTCTAAAAAGGAGGCTCTGGATTTTTATCAGAAACAAGGGAACCAGTATAAAGTGGAACTCATTGAGAACCTTGAAGACGGCACCATCACGTTTTGCGATCACGACACTTTTACCGATCTGTGCCGGGGTGGACATATACCTAACACAGGGATCGTGAAAGCAGTAAAACTAATGAGCATTGCCGGTGCCTATTGGCGTGGGGATGAAAACAATACTCAGCTCACACGTATTTACGGAATTTCATTTCCGAAGCAAAAAGATCTAAAGGAATACCTGGAACTGCTGGAAGAAGCCAAAAAAAGAGACCACAGAAAACTAGGGAAGGAACTCGAACTGTTTACCTTTTCGCAAAAGGTGGGGCAAGGACTTCCGCTGTGGTTACCCAAAGGAGCTGCCTTAAGGGAACGGCTTGAGAATTTCCTGAAGAAAGCGCAGAAAAAAGCCGGGTACGAAATGGTGGTTTCACCACATATAGGGCAGAAGGAATTATATGTAACATCGGGCCACTACGAGAAGTACGGAGCCGATAGTTTTCAGCCGATCAAAACTCCAAACGAGGACGAGGAATTCCTGCTCAAGCCCATGAATTGTCCGCATCACTGCGAGATGTATAAAAGCAAACCCTGGTCGTACAAAGATCTGCCTAAGCGATTTGCAGAATTTGGTACCGTATACAGATATGAACAGAGTGGAGAATTACACGGCCTTACAAGAGTACGTGGTTTTACCCAGGATGACGCCCATATCTTCTGTACTCCAGATCAACTTGATGAGGAATTTAAAAAGGTGATCGACCTGGTGTTGTATGTTTTTGGTTCCTTAGGGTTTGAAGATTTTGTTACCCAGGTTTCGCTTCGCGATCCGGATAATCCTGAGAAATATATTGGCGACCCGGAGCTATGGGAAAAGGCCGAACAAGCCATTGTAAGCGCAGTACAAGACAAAGGACTGGACTATGTGATGGAAACCGGTGAAGCCGCTTTCTACGGTCCGAAACTGGATTTTATGGTACGTGACGCCCTTGGTAGAAGCTGGCAGTTAGGAACCATCCAGGTAGACTACACCTTGCCGGAGCGATTCGAGCTAACCTATAAGGGGAGCGATAACGAATTGCACAGACCGGTGATGATCCATCGTGCTCCATTTGGAAGTATGGAACGTTTTGTGGCCATTTTACTGGAGCACACGGGAGGTAATTTTCCGCTTTGGCTGATGCCGGAGCAGGTTAGTATCTTGTCTCTCAGTGAAAAATACGAGAAATACGCTCAAAAAGTTTTAAATTTGCTTGAAAATAACGAAATTCGCGCCCTTGTAGATAATAGGAACGAAACCATTGGGAAGAAGATCAGGGAGGCGGAGATGAATAAGATCCCATATATGCTGATCGTTGGAGAGCAGGAAGAAAAAGATGGTACGGTTTCTGTAAGAAAGCATAGCGAAGGTGATCTGGGCACTATGAGCGTTGAGAAATTTTCTGAATTAATTAGTTCGGAAATTGAAAAGAACAGTGTCGAATTTAATGTGTAA
- the dnaB gene encoding replicative DNA helicase, whose product MEKLKPHTSYPSRPSQIISLEKGKLPPQATDLEEVVLGAMMIDKKGVDEVIDILNAEVFYKEAHQHIFEAIHTLFENSEPVDLLTVSAQLKKDAKLDAAGGEFYLVQLTQKVSSSAHIEFHARIILQKYIQRSLIKISNEIIEDSYDETTDVFDLLDNAEAKLYEITQGNIKRSSETAQSLVIQAKKRIEEIANREGLSGIPSGFTKVDKLTSGWQPSDLIIIAARPGMGKTALTLSMARNIAVEHNIPVAFFSLEMSSVQLITRLISSETGLSSEKLRTGNLAKHEWEQLNVKVKGLEKAPLFIDDTPSLSIFDLRAKARRLSSQHGIQLIIVDYLQLMTAGGSQKGGNREQEISTISRNLKALAKELNVPVIALSQLSRAVETRGGSKRPLLSDLRESGAIEQDADIVSFIYRPEYYKIDEWDDEDRTPTAGQAEFIVSKHRNGGLDEIRLKFIGHLGRFENLETFDFPTEIHSRMNDAANDDTFKTDSFPSADEAFGSSMNNDLSPDDDNDVPF is encoded by the coding sequence ATGGAAAAACTGAAACCTCACACATCTTATCCATCCAGGCCTTCCCAGATTATTTCTTTGGAAAAAGGTAAGTTACCTCCGCAAGCTACTGATTTAGAGGAGGTTGTGCTTGGTGCTATGATGATCGATAAGAAAGGGGTCGATGAAGTGATCGATATCCTAAACGCCGAGGTTTTCTACAAAGAAGCACATCAACACATCTTTGAAGCCATTCACACTCTTTTTGAGAATAGCGAGCCGGTGGACTTATTAACCGTTTCAGCCCAATTAAAGAAGGATGCTAAGCTGGATGCAGCCGGAGGGGAGTTTTACCTGGTTCAACTCACCCAAAAAGTATCGTCTTCAGCCCATATAGAATTCCACGCCAGGATCATCCTTCAGAAATACATTCAAAGAAGCCTTATAAAGATCTCAAACGAGATCATTGAGGATTCCTACGATGAGACCACAGACGTTTTCGATCTGCTGGATAATGCCGAGGCTAAGTTGTATGAAATTACCCAGGGGAACATCAAACGTTCTTCAGAAACTGCTCAGAGTTTGGTGATCCAGGCCAAGAAAAGAATTGAGGAAATTGCGAATAGGGAAGGTCTGTCTGGTATTCCTTCAGGATTTACCAAGGTAGATAAACTCACTTCGGGATGGCAACCCAGTGACCTCATAATTATTGCTGCTCGTCCGGGTATGGGTAAAACAGCTCTAACCTTATCTATGGCACGAAATATAGCCGTGGAACATAATATCCCTGTTGCGTTCTTTTCCCTGGAAATGTCTTCAGTACAACTTATTACTCGTCTTATTTCTTCTGAAACCGGTTTAAGTTCGGAGAAACTCCGAACCGGAAATCTGGCAAAACACGAGTGGGAACAACTCAATGTAAAAGTGAAAGGGCTTGAAAAGGCACCTCTATTTATAGACGATACTCCTTCTTTATCCATCTTCGATCTTCGCGCCAAAGCAAGACGACTATCCTCCCAGCACGGTATTCAACTGATCATAGTGGATTACCTGCAATTAATGACCGCCGGGGGGAGCCAGAAAGGCGGTAACCGCGAGCAGGAAATTTCAACTATTTCCAGGAACCTAAAAGCTCTGGCGAAGGAACTCAATGTTCCGGTGATAGCACTGTCTCAGCTCTCCCGAGCCGTGGAGACCCGAGGGGGTAGCAAACGGCCTCTATTAAGTGACCTAAGGGAATCTGGAGCAATCGAGCAAGATGCCGATATCGTTTCCTTTATCTATCGTCCCGAATATTATAAAATAGACGAATGGGATGACGAAGACCGTACCCCTACAGCAGGGCAGGCAGAGTTTATTGTGTCTAAACATCGTAACGGTGGCCTGGATGAGATTCGACTTAAATTTATCGGGCACCTGGGTAGGTTTGAGAATCTGGAGACCTTCGATTTCCCAACAGAGATCCACTCTCGTATGAATGATGCCGCCAACGACGACACTTTCAAAACAGATAGTTTCCCATCTGCCGATGAAGCTTTCGGCAGTAGTATGAACAACGACCTCTCACCAGACGACGATAACGACGTGCCGTTCTAA
- a CDS encoding acetyl-CoA carboxylase carboxyltransferase subunit alpha yields MEYLEFELPIKELQEQYEKACKIGEESDVDVSNTCKQIELKLEETKKEIYKNLTPWQRVQLSRHPNRPYTLDYIKAICGDSFLELHGDRAFKDDKAMIGGLGKIGDQSYMFIGQQKGYNTKTRQYRNFGMANPEGYRKALRLMKSAEKFGIPVVTLIDTPGAYPGLEAEERGQGEAIARNIMEMTRLEVPIIVMIIGEGASGGALGIGVGDKVLMLENTWYSVISPESCSSILWRSWEFKEQAAEALKLTAADMKKLKLIDQIVKEPLGGAHSDKEKTYLLVANAIEKAYRSLQNLSPTELVEKRMEKYSEMGVFKG; encoded by the coding sequence ATGGAATATCTTGAATTTGAATTACCTATTAAGGAGCTTCAGGAGCAGTATGAAAAAGCTTGTAAGATCGGCGAGGAAAGTGATGTCGATGTAAGTAATACATGTAAGCAGATCGAGCTTAAACTTGAAGAGACCAAAAAGGAGATTTATAAAAATCTTACTCCTTGGCAGCGTGTACAATTATCACGTCACCCTAATCGTCCCTACACTTTGGATTATATAAAAGCCATTTGTGGGGATTCTTTTTTAGAACTTCACGGCGATCGCGCCTTCAAGGACGATAAAGCCATGATTGGTGGCCTGGGCAAGATCGGTGACCAGAGTTATATGTTCATTGGCCAGCAAAAAGGTTACAATACTAAAACCAGGCAGTACAGGAATTTTGGAATGGCGAACCCGGAAGGATATCGTAAAGCTTTGCGTCTTATGAAATCTGCCGAAAAATTCGGGATTCCAGTAGTTACCCTTATTGATACCCCTGGTGCGTATCCGGGCCTTGAAGCTGAAGAGCGAGGCCAAGGTGAGGCTATCGCCCGAAATATTATGGAAATGACCCGTCTCGAAGTACCTATTATTGTAATGATAATTGGTGAAGGGGCAAGTGGTGGCGCCCTCGGTATAGGAGTGGGCGATAAAGTTCTAATGTTGGAGAATACCTGGTACTCTGTAATTTCACCCGAAAGTTGTTCTTCAATCTTGTGGAGAAGCTGGGAATTTAAAGAGCAGGCTGCCGAAGCATTAAAGCTTACCGCAGCAGATATGAAGAAGTTGAAACTGATCGATCAGATCGTTAAGGAACCTCTTGGAGGTGCTCATAGCGATAAGGAAAAAACATATCTTCTCGTTGCCAACGCAATTGAAAAAGCATATCGAAGTTTGCAAAATTTATCCCCAACAGAATTGGTGGAAAAGCGGATGGAAAAATATTCCGAAATGGGAGTCTTTAAAGGCTAG
- a CDS encoding DMT family transporter, translated as MQNARLFNYLHLHVIVFIWGFTAVLGALISIDAIPLVWFRMLLATGFILFFLLIRRINLRHTKKALAGFFIAGVLIALHWLAFFGAIKVSNVSVTLAVMSTGAFFTSFLEPLYYRRRIIGYEVLFGLLVVVGLYIIFQFETGYAMGILLALCSSFLGSLFSVINGKMAKRHRASVISFYELFFGTLCISIFLLFNGDLTSEFFQLSSNDWIYLLILATVCTAYAFIASIHVMKWLSPYTVMLTINLEPVYGILLALFILGDSENMSPQFYYGALIILVTVLANGVVKTRRTIKKQAKESN; from the coding sequence ATGCAAAACGCTAGGCTATTTAATTACCTGCATTTACATGTTATTGTATTTATCTGGGGCTTCACTGCTGTATTAGGGGCCCTTATCTCTATTGATGCAATACCTCTGGTGTGGTTTCGGATGCTCCTGGCTACAGGCTTCATACTATTCTTTTTGCTAATAAGAAGAATAAATTTGCGCCACACGAAAAAAGCCCTCGCCGGTTTTTTTATCGCTGGTGTGCTTATTGCCTTGCACTGGCTGGCTTTTTTTGGCGCGATAAAAGTTTCAAATGTGTCGGTCACCCTGGCAGTAATGTCTACCGGGGCATTTTTTACTTCTTTTCTGGAACCATTGTATTATCGCAGAAGAATTATTGGGTATGAGGTTTTATTTGGATTACTGGTAGTTGTAGGGTTGTATATAATCTTTCAATTTGAGACTGGTTACGCTATGGGAATACTACTTGCCCTGTGTTCATCCTTTCTTGGTTCTCTGTTCTCGGTGATAAATGGCAAAATGGCGAAGCGGCATCGGGCTTCGGTTATTTCTTTTTATGAATTGTTCTTCGGAACCCTTTGCATCTCGATCTTCCTCTTATTCAATGGCGATCTTACCTCCGAATTCTTCCAACTAAGTTCTAATGACTGGATCTATTTACTAATTCTTGCCACCGTGTGTACTGCCTATGCTTTTATTGCGTCCATTCATGTAATGAAATGGTTAAGCCCCTACACCGTAATGCTTACCATTAATCTTGAACCGGTTTATGGGATCCTATTGGCATTGTTCATTTTGGGAGATTCAGAAAATATGAGCCCTCAGTTTTATTATGGGGCGTTGATCATTTTGGTTACCGTGCTGGCAAATGGAGTAGTGAAAACAAGAAGAACAATAAAAAAACAAGCGAAGGAGTCTAACTAA
- the infC gene encoding translation initiation factor IF-3, with translation MNEKIRAEEVRLVGDNVEIGIYSRQQALDIADELGSDLVEISPNATPPVCKVMDYKKFVYEQKKREKALKAKASKVVVKEIRFGPNTDDHDYQFKKKHAEKFLKDGAKLKAYVFFKGRSIIYKDQGEILLLRLAQELEDYGKVEQMPRLEGKRMTMFIAPKKK, from the coding sequence ATCAACGAAAAAATCCGTGCGGAAGAAGTGCGGTTAGTTGGTGATAATGTAGAAATTGGAATTTATTCCAGGCAACAGGCTTTGGATATAGCCGATGAACTGGGATCGGACCTTGTAGAGATCTCACCTAATGCCACCCCACCTGTATGTAAGGTGATGGATTATAAGAAGTTCGTTTACGAACAAAAGAAACGTGAAAAGGCGTTAAAGGCGAAAGCCTCTAAGGTCGTGGTCAAAGAAATACGATTTGGCCCTAATACCGATGATCACGATTATCAGTTTAAGAAAAAACACGCAGAGAAGTTCTTAAAGGACGGAGCGAAATTGAAAGCCTATGTATTCTTTAAAGGGCGATCGATAATTTATAAAGACCAGGGAGAAATATTATTATTACGCCTGGCGCAGGAATTGGAAGACTACGGTAAAGTAGAACAAATGCCAAGACTGGAAGGAAAGCGAATGACTATGTTCATCGCCCCTAAGAAAAAATAA